The following are from one region of the Halorussus rarus genome:
- a CDS encoding glycosyltransferase family 4 protein, whose amino-acid sequence MNILQVAPRYPPHTGGVETHVAEISRRLVARGHDVTVFTADAADGLPRRETRDGVRVRRFPGFAPGGAFHVAPGIAPAVRRTDPDVVHAHNYHSLPAFFAALGVTETFGFRRGADDVRFVVTPHYHGGSASDLRDRLLSLYRPLGGWALRRADDLVAVSEWEREQLRADFGVDATVIPNGLDVERFADAMPEERERPYLLCVGRLEAYKGVQHAIRALPELPEYDLVVAGSGDYRSELERVAREVGVSERVEFLGYVDDERLPGLYAGAAAYLLLSEFEAYGMTVAEALASGTPCVVRTGSALDDWTSTSGVIDIHEVDAMTVAEAVIKVRNTDTDDTQIAEWPAIIDKLERRYKSK is encoded by the coding sequence ATGAACATTCTTCAAGTCGCGCCGCGGTATCCGCCTCACACAGGCGGCGTCGAGACCCACGTCGCGGAGATCAGTCGACGACTCGTCGCCCGCGGCCATGACGTAACGGTGTTCACTGCCGACGCCGCTGACGGGCTCCCTCGCCGCGAGACGCGTGACGGCGTTCGAGTCCGTCGGTTTCCCGGGTTCGCGCCCGGCGGCGCGTTTCACGTCGCGCCCGGCATCGCGCCCGCGGTCCGGCGGACCGACCCCGACGTCGTTCACGCCCACAACTACCACTCGCTGCCCGCGTTCTTCGCAGCGCTCGGGGTGACAGAAACATTCGGGTTCCGCCGGGGAGCCGACGACGTCCGGTTCGTCGTGACTCCTCACTACCACGGCGGGAGCGCGAGCGACCTCCGGGACCGACTGCTCTCGCTCTACCGACCGCTCGGCGGGTGGGCGCTCCGACGCGCCGACGACCTCGTCGCAGTCAGCGAGTGGGAGCGCGAGCAGTTGCGGGCGGACTTCGGTGTGGACGCCACCGTGATACCGAACGGCCTCGACGTCGAGCGATTCGCGGACGCGATGCCAGAGGAGCGAGAGCGCCCCTATCTGCTCTGCGTCGGTCGACTGGAGGCGTACAAGGGCGTCCAGCACGCGATTCGCGCCCTCCCCGAACTCCCGGAATACGACCTGGTGGTCGCCGGGTCGGGCGACTACCGGTCGGAGTTGGAGCGCGTCGCCCGCGAGGTCGGGGTCAGCGAGCGCGTGGAGTTCCTGGGCTACGTTGACGACGAGCGCCTGCCGGGCCTCTACGCCGGCGCGGCGGCCTATCTCCTGCTCTCGGAGTTCGAGGCGTACGGCATGACGGTGGCCGAGGCGCTGGCCAGCGGGACGCCTTGCGTCGTCCGGACCGGGAGTGCGCTCGACGACTGGACGTCCACTTCTGGAGTTATTGACATCCACGAAGTCGATGCTATGACCGTGGCCGAAGCAGTCATTAAAGTCCGGAACACTGATACTGACGATACGCAAATCGCAGAGTGGCCGGCTATTATAGACAAATTAGAGAGGCGGTACAAATCGAAATGA
- a CDS encoding glycosyltransferase, which yields MNALVAAAGALVAATALPYLAFLTLYALIRPGGSSAEKREAEPTVSIVLPTYNESGIIEKKLDDVVSLDYPMEKVELVVVDSSDDETPEIIEDYFADREHPDLNLIREQERRGLAPALNDAYAAAENEMVVKTDCDSYVADDALQEAAANLADPDVAAVTGQNAEVLGGSEVEAGYRGVQAHIQTLESHLDSTLIFHGPFSAFENDAIVPIDPNSLADDTELALKIRRGGGRVLFDPAIRYKEASHSGFGKRRLQKDRRGMGLIRLLAQHRDALGRYGKYGKVVLPFNWWFMVVSPWLVALDVLALTAAGVSVAGAAGLAVPAALAAFVWLGQKDLLGPLQAVYAVFDSQVSLLHAAVELLRGKGDGTWEVDEELREAFE from the coding sequence ATGAACGCTCTCGTCGCCGCTGCCGGGGCGCTGGTCGCCGCCACGGCGCTCCCCTACCTCGCGTTTTTGACCCTCTACGCGCTAATCCGGCCGGGCGGGTCCTCCGCCGAGAAGCGCGAGGCCGAACCGACGGTCAGCATCGTGCTCCCGACGTACAACGAGTCGGGCATCATCGAGAAGAAGCTCGATGACGTCGTCTCGCTCGACTATCCGATGGAGAAGGTGGAACTGGTCGTCGTCGACTCCAGCGACGACGAGACGCCCGAGATCATCGAAGACTACTTCGCCGACCGCGAGCACCCCGACCTGAACCTGATCCGCGAGCAGGAGCGGCGGGGGCTCGCACCCGCACTCAACGACGCGTACGCCGCCGCAGAGAACGAGATGGTCGTCAAGACCGACTGCGACTCCTACGTCGCCGACGACGCGCTTCAGGAGGCCGCCGCCAACCTCGCCGACCCCGACGTGGCGGCCGTCACGGGACAGAACGCCGAAGTTCTCGGGGGGAGCGAGGTGGAGGCCGGCTACCGCGGAGTGCAGGCCCACATCCAGACGCTGGAGTCGCACCTCGACTCGACGCTCATCTTCCACGGCCCGTTCTCGGCATTCGAGAACGACGCCATCGTCCCCATCGACCCGAACTCGCTTGCCGACGACACCGAACTCGCGCTGAAGATTCGCCGAGGGGGTGGTCGCGTGCTGTTCGACCCCGCGATCCGGTACAAGGAGGCGTCTCACTCGGGCTTCGGCAAGCGACGACTCCAGAAGGACCGTCGCGGGATGGGGCTCATCCGGCTGCTCGCCCAGCACCGCGACGCGCTCGGCAGGTACGGCAAGTACGGGAAGGTCGTCCTGCCGTTCAACTGGTGGTTCATGGTCGTCTCGCCGTGGCTGGTGGCGCTCGACGTGCTCGCGCTCACGGCGGCCGGCGTCTCGGTCGCGGGTGCAGCCGGTCTGGCGGTCCCGGCCGCGCTGGCTGCCTTTGTCTGGCTGGGTCAAAAGGACCTTCTCGGCCCGCTCCAGGCCGTCTACGCCGTCTTCGACTCGCAGGTGTCGCTCCTGCACGCCGCGGTTGAACTCCTCCGCGGGAAGGGCGACGGCACGTGGGAAGTCGACGAGGAGCTACGGGAAGCGTTCGAGTGA